From one Dermacentor variabilis isolate Ectoservices chromosome 3, ASM5094787v1, whole genome shotgun sequence genomic stretch:
- the LOC142576481 gene encoding N-acetylated-alpha-linked acidic dipeptidase 2-like, which translates to MYDVWREQWSKSLKNKASSSVRPAVMDATSDNAPFSLYAGVPSTSFLLKPEKSKDSAEVSYPAHHTAYDTLRLYNNWTDSRLAPLCARLHGAALWLAADAPLIPVNFSAFALRLEESLEELRKSPSALELELNGVSLDALRLAIEHFRRAADQWTAHLTQLNKTRTSELRAINDQMSLAEHTMLKPTGLPGRPLTRHVLWAPSEFDPCRVTGFPVFADLLFYISQLPAETRDHGWKNVRFYLADVLVALRASAAVLRGPSL; encoded by the exons ATGTATGACGTGTGGCGAGAACAATGGAGCAAGAGTCTCAAGAACAAGGCCAGTTCATCTGTTCG GCCCGCAGTAATGGACGCCACATCAGACAACGCACCTTTCAGCCTTTACGCTGGTGTACCTTCGACAAGTTTTCTTCTGAAGCCTGAGAAG AGCAAGGACAGCGCCGAAGTGTCGTATCCTGCTCACCACACGGCTTACGACACTCTCCGCCTCTACAACAACTGGACCGACTCTCGCCTAGCGCCTTTGTGCGCCCGGCTTCATGGTGCAGCGCTCTGGCTCGCTGCGGACGCACCTCTCATACCAGTCAATTTCTCAGCGTTTGCACTACGTTTGGAAGAGTCCCTGGAAGAGCTTCGGAAGTCGCCCTCGGCGCTGGAGCTGGAGCTGAATGGCGTGTCTCTtg ACGCTTTGCGCTTGGCGATCGAGCACTTCCGGAGGGCCGCTGACCAGTGGACCGCGCATCTGACCCAGCTGAACAAAACGAG GACAAGTGAACTCCGCGCCATCAACGATCAAATGTCGTTGGCGGAGCACACAATGTTGAAGCCGACGGGACTGCCTGGCCGTCCTCTGACTCGGCACGTGCTGTGGGCGCCGTCGGAGTTTGACCCGTGTCGCGTCACTGGATTTCCAGTGTTTGCCGACCTCCTGTTCTACATCTCCCAGTTGCCTGCGGAAACGCGCGACCACGGCTGGaagaacgtgcgcttctacctGGCAGACGTGCTCGTGGCTCTCAGGGCATCCGCTGCGGTTCTTCGAGGGCCATCGCTGTGA